The genomic region GTGGGCGGCCTGAAGGCCTACCCGCACACCGGGCACTACGTCGCCGCCAAGCACGGCGTGGTGGGCCTGATGCGCACGTTCGCCGTCGAGCTCGGCGCGCAGAACATCCGGGTCAACTCGGTGCACCCGACTAACGTGAACACCCCGCTGTTCATGAACGAGCCGACGATGAAGCTGTTCCGCCCCGACCTGGAGAATCCGGGTCCGGAGGATCTCAAGGTCGTCGCGCAGCTCATGCACACCCTGCCCATCGGCTGGGTCGAGCCCGAGGACATCGCCAACGCCGTGCTGTTCCTGGCCTCCGACGAAGCGCGCTACATCACCGGCGTCACCCTGCCGGTGGACGGCGGCAGCTGCCTGAAGTAGCACGGACGTGACCGCAGCCGAGCTGTCGCTCCCGCGCAGCTGGGAGGAGATCACCCCGGAGTGGATGACGGCGGCGCTCGGGGAGCACTTCCCCGGCGTCACCGTCGACCGGGTGACCGTGGCATTGCGCGACGACGGCACCAACCGGCGGGCGCGGCTGGCGCTGACGTACGCGGCCGGGTCGGGGCCGGAGACGGTGTTCGCCAAGGCCGTCGACCCCGAGCACGCGGAACTGGTCGCGCTGACCAGCGGGCTGTTCCACGAGCCGCGGCTGTTCAGCTCGGGGGTGCAGCTGCCGCTCGACCATCCGGCGGTCTACACCGCGCTGATCGACGAACCGGGCTCGAACTTCCTGATGATCATGGAGGACGTGGTCGGCCGCGGCGCCGATCCGCGCGACTCGACCCGGCCGATGACGGTCGCGCAGGCCGCGAACGGGGTGCGGGGGCTGGCGCGGCTGCACAGCCGCTTCTGGGGTGAGCGGCTGACCTCGAACCCGGCGCTGAGCTGGGTCGAACCGTTCGTCGCGTTCGAGGGGTTGCAGTACGCGCCGCTGGAGATCGCCCGCGAGCGGCTCGGCGACACGGTTTCGTCGGAGGTGCTGGCGCTGGACGGCACCGCGCTGTTCGTCGATCTGTGGGCCCGCTACATCGGCACCCTGACCACTTCGCCGCAGACGCTGCTGCACGGCGACCCGCACATCGGCAACACCTACGTGCTGCCCGACGACGACGTGGGGTTCCTGGACTGGCAGATGGCCCGGCGCGGCAACTGGTCGCTGGACCTCGGCTACTTCCTGCAGGGCGCGCTGACGATCGAGGACCGCCGCCGCGCCGAACGCGACCTGCTCGACGAATACCACGGCGCGCTCGAACTGCCGGCCGCCGAACTGCCCTCGGCGGAGGAGGTCTGGCTGCGGTACCGGGCGTCGGTCGCGCACGGGCTGGCGATCTGGATGGCGACGCTGTCCGGCGGCGACGCCTGGCAGAGCGCCGAGATCTGCCTGGCGCTGGCTCAGCGCTACGCCGCGGCGTTCGTCGACCTCGACACGCGGGCCGCGCTGGACGCGATCACCTAGCGGTCTCACCGCGGCGAAACGCCCCGAGGCCGGCGTCCCGGTGGTTCGATGGAAACCGGGACGGCTGCAGGGGGCGGACGGTGAAGCGACTCAACGGCATGGACGCCATGCTGCTGTACAGCGAGACGCCGAACCTGCCCACGCACACGCTGAAGGTCGCGGTCATCCACGCCGACGACTACCGGGCCCGGTTCGGCGAGCCGTTCACGTTCGACGTGTTCCGCCGGACCATCGCGGCGCGGCTGCACCTGTTGGAACCGTTGCGCTACAAGCTCGTCGACATCCCCTACCGGTTCCATCACCCGATGTGGCTGCAGGACTGCCCGGTCGACCTCGACTACCACCTGCACCGCGTGCGGGTGCCGGAACCGGGCGGACGCCGTGAGCTCGACGAGGTGATCGGCGCGATCGCGAGCACCCCGCTGGACCGCACCCGCCCGCTGTGGGAGTTCCACTTCGCCGAGGGTATGGCCGACGACCGGTTCGCGCTGATCGGCAAGGTGCACCACACCCTCGCCGACGGGGTGGCCTCGGCGAACCTGCTGGCCCGGCTGATGGATCTCGCGGACGCGCCCGACGAACCCGGTCACTACGAGCCGTGCGACGAACCGTCGAAACGCGAACTGCTGCGCGCGGCCTGGCGCGACCACGTGCAGAACGCCGTCGAACTGCCGTCGGTGCTGCGCGACACCGTCCGCGGTGTGACGCGGCTGGGCCGCCGGCCGCGGGACCGCCGCGACCGGTCCGACATGGCCAGGATGTTCCGCGCCCCGCCGACCTTCCTCAACCACGTCGTCTCCCCCGGGCGGACCTTCGCCACCGCCTCGCTCGCACTGACCGACGTCAAGGAGACCGCTAAGGCGGTGGGTGTGACGTTCAACGACATCGTGCTCGCCACCGCCGCCGGTGGGCTGCGAGAACTGCTGCTGCGCTACGACGGTCGCGCCGACCGTCCCCTGCTGGCGTCGGTGCCCGTCTCCACCGACCGCTCCCCCGACCGCATCACCGGCAACGAGATCTCGGGTCTGGCGGTGTCGCTGCCCGTGCACGTCGACGATCCGCTCGAGCGCGTCCGGCTCACCGCGGTGGCCACCGCGAACGCCAAGGAGATCCACGACCTGCTCGGCCCGAGACTGCAGGGCCAGATGATGGAGTACCTGCCGCCGCCGCTGTCGCCGGCGCTGTTCCGGTGGCAGTCGCGGCGCGCGGCGCACAACCGGGTGATGAACGTCGCGATCTCCACGGTCCCGGGCCCGCGCGAGCACGGCCACGTCGGCGGCGCGCGGGTCACCGAGATCTACTCGGTGGGCGTGCTGTCGGCGGGCAGCGCGTTCAACATGACGGTGTGGAGCTACGTCGACCAGGTCGACATCTCCGTGCTCTCCGACGACGCGACGTTCCGCGATGTCCACGAGGCCACCGACGCGATGATGCACAGCCTCGACGAAATCCGGCGCGCCGCAGGGCTTCCCACCCTTCGCACGCCGGACACCGCGATGGCGCCCGCGCCCGCGGCCCGCTAGTCGACCAGGTCGAGCAGCTCCTTGCGCACCACCTTGCCGGTGGAGCCGCGCGGCAATTCGGGCAGCACGGTGATCTGGCGCGGCACCTTGTAGTTCGCGAGGTTGTCGCGGACGTGCTGTTTGAGGTCGTCCGGTGTGGTGGACGCGCCCTCGTCGAGCACGACGAACGCCACCAGCCGCTGCCCGTACTGTGCGTCGTCGACGCCGAGCACCGTGGCCTCCTTGACGGCCGGATGCGCGGCCAGCGTCTTCTCCACCTCGATCGGGTAGACGTTCTCGCCGCCGGAGACGATCATCTCGTCGTCGCGGCCCACCACGAACAGGCGCCCGTTCTCGTCGAGGTACCCGACGTCGCCCGACGCCATGAACCCCTCGTGGAAGTCTTTGGTGGTGCCCGAGGTGTAGCCGTCGAACAGCGTGCCGCTGCGCACGAAGATCTGACCGGTCTGGCCGACGGGCAGCTCGTTGAAGTCCGCGTCCAGGATCCGGATCTCGGTGCCGTCGGCCGGTTTTCCGGCGGTGTCCGGCGCGGCGCGCAGGTCGGCGGGGGTGGCGGTGGCGATCATGCCCGCCTCGGTGGCGTTGTAGTTGTTGTAGATGACGTCGCCGAACTGGTCCATGAACTTGATCACCACGTCCGGGCGCATCCGTGACCCCGATGCGGTGGCGAAGCGAAGTGTCCGGCAGCTGTAGCGGTTTCGCACCTCGTCGGGCAGGTCCATGATGCGGTCGAACATGACCGGCACCACGGCCAGACCGGTCGCGCGGTGCTCGTCGACGAGCGCCAGCGTCGCCTCCGGATCGAACTTGCGCCGGGTGACGATCGGGCACGCCAGCAGCGCGGCGAACAGCAGTTGTGAGAAGCCCCAGGCGTGGAACATCGGCGCGACGATGACGATCGGCTCCTCGGCGCGCCACGGGGTGCGGTCCAGCACCGCCTTGAGCTCGCCGACGCCGCCGCTGCCCGCGCCGCGTTTGGCGCCCTTGGGTGTTCCCGTCGTTCCCGACGTCAGCAGGATGATGTCGCTCTTGCGCTGCACCGGATCCGGGCGGCGTCCGCTGTTCTGCTCGACCAGCCGGTCCACCGTCACCGCGTCGCTCGCCGCGTCGGTCCAGGCGAGAATCCGCACGGCGTCGGGCTTGTCGGCCATCGCGCGGTCGACGATCTCGGCGAACTCCTCGTCGTAGATCACCACGTCGGCGCCCTCACGGTCGACGACCTCGGCCAGCGCCGGCCCGGCGAAGGACGTGTTGAGCAGCAGCACGTCGGAGCCGATCCGGTTCGACGCCACCAGCGCCTCGATGAAGCCGCGGTGGTTACGGCACATCACCGCAACGGTTTTCGGCCTCCCGCCGGGCAGCTGCTGCAGGGCCACGGCCAGCGCGTCACACGCCTCGTCGAGCTCGCGCCAGGTCAGGGTGCCGCGCTCGTCGATCACCCCCGGCCGATCCGGGCAGCGCTGCGCGGCGATGGCGAAGCCGACGGTGGCGGTCATGCCGACACGGCGCACCGCCGCACCCATGCGCAGGTACTTGTCGGGCCGCAGCGGGGCGATCAGCCCTGCGCGCAGCATGGTCTGGAAGACACCGATCGGATCAGCCATCAGCCCACCACCGGAAAGCGTCGCTTGGTTGCCAGTTCGTCGAGCGCGGCCTGCATGACGGAGCGCACGTGCGCGTCGACCTCGTCGACGTCGGGGTCCGCACCGAACTGCGCGACCACGTCGATCGGGTCGAGCACCCGGGTGACGATCTTCGACGGCAGCGGCAGGTTCGGCGGGAAGATCGCCGACAGACCGAACGGGAACCCGAAGCTGACCGGCAGGATATCCATCCGCGCCCTGGTCAGCCCGAGTCGGCGGGCCAGCGCGTCACCGCGGGAGAGGAACAACTGCGTCTCCTGACCGCCGATCGACACCACCGGCACGATCGGCACGCCGGTCTCGACGGCGGTGCGCACGTAACCGGTTCTGCCGTTGAAGTCGATCACGTTCTCGGCGAATGTGGAGCGGTACGAGTCGTAGTCGCCGCCGGGGAACACCAGCACCACCGCGCCCTCACGCAGTGCCCGCGCCGCGTTCTCCCGACTGGCCTCGATGACGCCGGCGCGGCGCAGCCAGTTGCCGATGTCGGCGATGAAGATCCCGTAGTGGCCGAGGGTGTAGAGCGGGCGGTCGAACCCGAACCTCTCGTAGAAGGCCGGCGCGAAGATCAGCACGTCGGGGGTGAGCATCCCGCCGGAGTGGTTCGACACCACCAGCGCCCCGCCGGTCGCGGGCATCCGGTTCAGGTCGCGGACCTCCGCCCGGAAGTACCGGCGGACCAACGGCCCGAGTTTCGACGCGATCTGCCGGGTGAACCCGGGATCCCATTTCGCGACTTCTGCTGTCGCCGCCCCGTTGCTGATCATCCCGTGGATATTCCCATGTGAGGTCCCCCGCTATCGACACCCGCCGGGAATAGAGTACTCTCCGAAAAAGAGAATACTATATCCGCAGGTAGGAGCGCTTATGTCGGACACGGTCCTCGTCACCGGCGGCTTCGGTCTGGTCGGTTCGGCCACGGTGCGCAAACTGGCCGCCGACGGCCGCCGCGTCGTCGCCGCCGACCTCGACACGCCTGCGAACCGGAAGGCGGCCGCCAAGCTGCCCGACGGCGCCGAGTACCGGTGGACCGACCTCACCGACCCCGACCAGGTCAAGCGGTTGGTCGCCGAGACCGCACCGGCCGCGATCATCCACCTCGCCGCGATCATCGCGCCGGCCATCTACCGGGCGCGTGCCCTCGCCCGCAGGGTCAACGTGGACGCCACCGCGACGCTGGTTCAGGTCGCCGAGTCGCAGCCGAGCCCGCCGCGGTTCGTGCACGCCTCCAGCAACGCGGTGTTCGGCCCGCGCAACCCGCACAAGTATTCCGAGCCGTTGACCGCCGCCGATCCGATGAACCCGTGCGACATCTACAGCGGCACCAAGGCCGAGGCGGAGGAGATCGTGCGGTCCTCGTCGCTGGACTGGGTGGTACTGCGGTTCGGCGGGGTGCTCAGCACCGATCTGGCCGCGCTGCCGCTGGGCGGCGAGGCGATGCTGTTCGAGAGCGCGCTGCCCAGCGACAACCGGGTGCAGACGGTCGACGTCCGCGATGTCGCACACGCCTGTGCGGCGGCGACGACGGCCGACGTGGTGGGCGAGATCCTGCTGATCACCGGCGACGAGTCGCACCGGCACTGCTACGGCGACCTCACCCCCGCGGTGGTGGCGGCGCTGGGCATGCCCGGCGCGATCCCGCCCGGACGGCCGGGCAACCCCGACAGCGACACCGACTGGTTCGTCACCGACTGGATGGACACCACCCGCGCCCAGGAGGCGCTGCAGTTCCAGCACTACACGTGGGACGACATGATGGCCGAACTGCGGTCGAGGTACTGGTTCGCCCGGCTGCCGGGCCCGCTGCTCACCCCGATCGTGCGGGAGTTCATGAAACGCCGCAGCGTGTACTACAAGGCACCGGGCCACTACGCCGACCCGTGGGGTGCGATTCGCGAGCACTTGGGCGATCCGTCCTGGGAACACCCGTAACGCCGAATAAGGTCGCCCTGTGGACAGTTATGCAGGGTGCAGCGCAGTCATCACCGGCGGCGCCAGCGGGATCGGCCTCGCGACCGCCAGGGAGTTCGCCCGCCGCGGGGCACGGCTCATGCTGGCGGACGTCAACCGGGCCGCACTGGACGCCGCGGTCGCGGACCTGCGCGGCGCCGGCGCCGACGTGCGCGGTGTGGTGTGCGACGTGCGCAGGCTCGACGATGTGGTCGCACTGGCCGACGCGGCGTTCGACGAGTTCGGCTCGGTGCACGTGGTGTTCAACAACGCGGGCATCGCGTACGCCGGACCGATCGCCGAAACCAGCCATGACGACTGGCGTTTCGTGCTCGACGTCGACCTGTGGGGTCCGATCCACGGGGTGGAGGCGTTTTTGCCCCGGCTGATCGCACAGCAGGATCCCGCCCACATCGCGTTCACCGCGTCGTTCGCCGGGCTGATGCCCAACGCGGGACTGGGGCCGTACTGCGTGGCGAAGTACGGGGTGGTCGCGCTGGCCGAGACGCTGTCACGGGAGGTGCGCGCCAACGGGATCGGCGTCACCGTGCTGTGCCCGATGATCGTCGAGACCGATCTGATGGCCAACAGCCGGCGCGTGCGCGGCGATGAGTACGGGGCGGGCGCGCCGGTCGGCGACCTGCCGGCGATCTCGACGGATCCCGAGGTGACCGCCGAGAGGGTCGCCGAGCTGATGGCCGACGGCATCCTCACCAACCAGCTCTACGTCATTCCGCACAGCGCGGCCCGCGGGTCGATCCGGCGCCGCTTCGAGCGCATCGACCGCACCTTCGACGAGCAGGCCGCCGCCGGCTGGACCCACTAGCCGGGGCCGAGCGTCGGGCGCCCGGTCGTCGGGTGGTGGTACCAGCCGCCCGCGGCCTGCGTGCCGCCGTCGACATACAACGTCTGCCCGGTGAGGTAGCGCGCCAGATCGGAGGCGAGAAACACCGCGGCGCCTGCGATCTCGTCGACGTGGCCGGGGCGTCCCATCGGGATCGCCGGTGCCGCCCCGGGCGTCCACGACCCGTCGGCCAGATGCGCCAGGCCCTCGGTCAGGACCAGGTCGGGGGCGATGGCGTTGACCCGGATGCCGTGGGGTGCGAGCTCGAACGCCGCGGTCTGGGTGTAGTTGATGACGCCCGCCTTGGCGGCCGCGTAGGCGGCGTATCCCGGTGCGGC from Mycolicibacterium phlei harbors:
- a CDS encoding phosphotransferase is translated as MTAAELSLPRSWEEITPEWMTAALGEHFPGVTVDRVTVALRDDGTNRRARLALTYAAGSGPETVFAKAVDPEHAELVALTSGLFHEPRLFSSGVQLPLDHPAVYTALIDEPGSNFLMIMEDVVGRGADPRDSTRPMTVAQAANGVRGLARLHSRFWGERLTSNPALSWVEPFVAFEGLQYAPLEIARERLGDTVSSEVLALDGTALFVDLWARYIGTLTTSPQTLLHGDPHIGNTYVLPDDDVGFLDWQMARRGNWSLDLGYFLQGALTIEDRRRAERDLLDEYHGALELPAAELPSAEEVWLRYRASVAHGLAIWMATLSGGDAWQSAEICLALAQRYAAAFVDLDTRAALDAIT
- a CDS encoding WS/DGAT/MGAT family O-acyltransferase — its product is MKRLNGMDAMLLYSETPNLPTHTLKVAVIHADDYRARFGEPFTFDVFRRTIAARLHLLEPLRYKLVDIPYRFHHPMWLQDCPVDLDYHLHRVRVPEPGGRRELDEVIGAIASTPLDRTRPLWEFHFAEGMADDRFALIGKVHHTLADGVASANLLARLMDLADAPDEPGHYEPCDEPSKRELLRAAWRDHVQNAVELPSVLRDTVRGVTRLGRRPRDRRDRSDMARMFRAPPTFLNHVVSPGRTFATASLALTDVKETAKAVGVTFNDIVLATAAGGLRELLLRYDGRADRPLLASVPVSTDRSPDRITGNEISGLAVSLPVHVDDPLERVRLTAVATANAKEIHDLLGPRLQGQMMEYLPPPLSPALFRWQSRRAAHNRVMNVAISTVPGPREHGHVGGARVTEIYSVGVLSAGSAFNMTVWSYVDQVDISVLSDDATFRDVHEATDAMMHSLDEIRRAAGLPTLRTPDTAMAPAPAAR
- the fadD12 gene encoding acyl-CoA ligase FadD12 produces the protein MADPIGVFQTMLRAGLIAPLRPDKYLRMGAAVRRVGMTATVGFAIAAQRCPDRPGVIDERGTLTWRELDEACDALAVALQQLPGGRPKTVAVMCRNHRGFIEALVASNRIGSDVLLLNTSFAGPALAEVVDREGADVVIYDEEFAEIVDRAMADKPDAVRILAWTDAASDAVTVDRLVEQNSGRRPDPVQRKSDIILLTSGTTGTPKGAKRGAGSGGVGELKAVLDRTPWRAEEPIVIVAPMFHAWGFSQLLFAALLACPIVTRRKFDPEATLALVDEHRATGLAVVPVMFDRIMDLPDEVRNRYSCRTLRFATASGSRMRPDVVIKFMDQFGDVIYNNYNATEAGMIATATPADLRAAPDTAGKPADGTEIRILDADFNELPVGQTGQIFVRSGTLFDGYTSGTTKDFHEGFMASGDVGYLDENGRLFVVGRDDEMIVSGGENVYPIEVEKTLAAHPAVKEATVLGVDDAQYGQRLVAFVVLDEGASTTPDDLKQHVRDNLANYKVPRQITVLPELPRGSTGKVVRKELLDLVD
- a CDS encoding lysophospholipid acyltransferase family protein, which gives rise to MISNGAATAEVAKWDPGFTRQIASKLGPLVRRYFRAEVRDLNRMPATGGALVVSNHSGGMLTPDVLIFAPAFYERFGFDRPLYTLGHYGIFIADIGNWLRRAGVIEASRENAARALREGAVVLVFPGGDYDSYRSTFAENVIDFNGRTGYVRTAVETGVPIVPVVSIGGQETQLFLSRGDALARRLGLTRARMDILPVSFGFPFGLSAIFPPNLPLPSKIVTRVLDPIDVVAQFGADPDVDEVDAHVRSVMQAALDELATKRRFPVVG
- a CDS encoding NAD-dependent epimerase/dehydratase family protein, which gives rise to MSDTVLVTGGFGLVGSATVRKLAADGRRVVAADLDTPANRKAAAKLPDGAEYRWTDLTDPDQVKRLVAETAPAAIIHLAAIIAPAIYRARALARRVNVDATATLVQVAESQPSPPRFVHASSNAVFGPRNPHKYSEPLTAADPMNPCDIYSGTKAEAEEIVRSSSLDWVVLRFGGVLSTDLAALPLGGEAMLFESALPSDNRVQTVDVRDVAHACAAATTADVVGEILLITGDESHRHCYGDLTPAVVAALGMPGAIPPGRPGNPDSDTDWFVTDWMDTTRAQEALQFQHYTWDDMMAELRSRYWFARLPGPLLTPIVREFMKRRSVYYKAPGHYADPWGAIREHLGDPSWEHP
- a CDS encoding SDR family NAD(P)-dependent oxidoreductase; this translates as MDSYAGCSAVITGGASGIGLATAREFARRGARLMLADVNRAALDAAVADLRGAGADVRGVVCDVRRLDDVVALADAAFDEFGSVHVVFNNAGIAYAGPIAETSHDDWRFVLDVDLWGPIHGVEAFLPRLIAQQDPAHIAFTASFAGLMPNAGLGPYCVAKYGVVALAETLSREVRANGIGVTVLCPMIVETDLMANSRRVRGDEYGAGAPVGDLPAISTDPEVTAERVAELMADGILTNQLYVIPHSAARGSIRRRFERIDRTFDEQAAAGWTH